GTAGTTTTCGGTTTTTCAACAGCGGCGGGAGCATCATTGTTTTTTTTAAGATGCAATAGTCCCGGTTTAAATTTGTATACCGCGAATGCTGCGCAGGCAAGCACAACTACCACTATGGCGATGATAATCCATACGCTGATACCGCGTTTTTCTTCAATCTCCTCTTCCACATATTCCGGCTGCCCGGAGGCGGTATTTATCGGTGGAGGTGTAAAAGTTTGCTGTAACGGAACGGCTGCAGGTAATGGTGTAGGTGGCGGTGGTGGCGGTACATAGTTAGCTTTGTTGATCTTAACCGGGGCCAAACCAAAAAACAGCGGATCGTTACTCTGTTTTTCCTGTGCCCTGAAGCTTATACGGCCATCCTGAAGGTAAAACCAGCCCAGCTCGGCAAAGGCTACTTCGTGTAAAACCAGTTCCTGTTTAAGGCTGTTGATATACTTTTCGGTAAAGTATTTTGATGATGCCAGCGAGATCTTTTTCTTTTCGGCTATGTAACGCGCCAGAATCTCATCTTCTTTGGGCTGCGGCTCAAAATTGAGTTTAAAACCCGGAGGGAAAAATGTTCCCTGCGCATCATCATAATAGCCATTAACACGTTGCTGCGAAAAGCAGCCAAGACCGGGCACACTCACTTCGGTGTGCCGGCCAAGTAATTCGCTTAAATAGTTGGCTATATCCATCCGGTAAAAATACAGTTAATTTTAAAACATCAAAGCGGCTTAAAAAGCATAGCTTACGCCGCCAAAGATATTAAATCCGTAGTTAGGATAGTACAACCAGCGTTGGTATGAGGCACTTAATACGTTATTAGCCTGTGCAAATACCGAAAACTTGCTGTTAATACGGTATTCAACGCTGCCGCTCAAATCGGCAAAGCCTTTAATGTTTTGTTTAACGAACGATGTACCTGGGGCGCCCGGTGCAGGCGATGGGTTGATCACCTCTAATCTGTCGTAAGCATCGCCGCGGATCAGCAATGAACCGGTAACGGTAACCTTGCTGTCGATATGGATAGCAGTACCGGCGGTAAGCGTAAACTTAGGCAGGTTCCATGCTTCAGCTTCTGATGCCATGTGGTAATCCCTGAATTCGGCACGGCCGAAGATGTTAAAATCATCAGTAGCTTTAAAATCAAGCTCGCCGTTAAAACCGTTTACACGGGCTTTGCCATCATCATAAATTACGGTAAATTTATTACCCTCGGCAAGGAAGTTGCTTACCATTAAAGGCATGTTTTTAATGCTGTTACGGAACACCGAAGCTTTAAAGCTTAAACCCGGAGCAATGGTGCCTTTTAAACCGGCAGCAATATCCAACTGATCTACCGAGTTTTTGATATTAATGTTTTGACCCAGGAAAGGGTTGGTCATGGCAAAATCGCGAAGCGAAGAACGGTTTACATCGCCTTTGGCCTCAACAAACAGGCGCACGTATTTAGGTACTACCTGCACCTCTAATTTTGCAGCCGGGAAGATGTAAAACTTATCAAAATCGCCAAACTCTTTTACAATGTTAACACCCGCGTCAATCTTGTAATTAGCACCCTGAAATTTGATGTAAGGGTTAATTCTCGCTATACTGTTATTCAGGTTATAAAGACTGTCCTTAGGGTTTGCCAGATCTAACGATCCGCTTAAGCCTGCGTAAAACTGTTTAACAGTCTGGTTTAAAAAGCCCGAGATCACCACGTTGTTTTCGCGCGCGGCATAAGCATTGCTAAAGGCGTAGCCTTTTAGCTTTAAGGCGTAAGTGAAATCGTTTTCAACATCTTTATAGTTTTTGGCCAGTTCAACCTCGCCGCTTAGGGTATTGAAGTGTTGTTTGGTTGGCACAAAGGTATTGCTTGGTGCTTCCTGATCGTAACCATAAAAATAGGTGCCAACACGGTTGTAGTTTATCCTGCCCGATATATTGTTATCGCCGATAACGCTTTTGCCAAACACGCCAACTTCATCGCGGCTTTCAGTTTGTTTTTGCAGCGAACCCGATTGTGAAAAATGCTTCAGGTGACCGCCAACCTGTAAAGCCTCATCGCGACCATTACCAAAATAAGCCTCACCAAAAAGGCTTTTCATATTGCCCGCGCCAACCTTAACAAGGTTGTTGGTTAATACCGAATCCTGCTCGGCAGGGCGTTTCATCGGGTCTAATTGCCTTATTTCAGAATTTTGCTCCTGGCGCTTATCCAGCGGGGCATAAGTCAAAGGTGCTTTAAAGGGCACTTTATCTTCCAGATCGGGGTTACGGCGAATTTTCACCGCGTCGGCCAGTACCGGTTTGTAGGCGGTAGTTACCACAATCTCTTCTGATAGGCTGCCTCCGTTATTTGGGTTATTACCTCCACCTTTTTTAGTGGTATCCTGTAATGATTTTGCGGCGGCATCGCCTAAGTTACTATTATCAACCGGCTTTTTGGTTACCGGTTTGGTGGTTGCTTTTTTAACCGCAGGTTTGGCTTCCGGTTTAGCCGCCGGTTTTTTGCTGGCGATTTTTACAGTCGCTTTTTTAGCGGGTTTCTTTGTTTGTGCTTGTGCAGGAACAAAGTATAATGCTATCAATAAGGTAAGCAGCGTGTAGGTGTATCTTGAGTTCATTGCTTGTCTTCTTTTTATATTACTCTTTGTTACTGTTTGTTAGTTGTATCAGGCTGCGCGGTCTCTTTGCTTACAGGTGCCTGTTTTGTTTTGCGGCCATTCAGTTTATCCAGCTTTTCTTTGGCGGTTGGCAGGATATCATCATCGGCCTTATAGTTGTCGATAATACTTTGCAGCGTAGCTTTAGCCTGGAAGGTATCTTTTAAGCCAACATAGTTATCGGCCAGCAAAATATAGGTTTTGGCCACCCAGTAATCGTAGTTCGGCATCTCCTTAGCCAGGTCAAAACACATTTTTTGCGATGTTTTGTACCTGCCTTTGTCATACTCAATAAAGGCAAGGTTATATCGCGCCTCGGCGGCAGCAACGGTTTTGGTGTTGGTTGCTGTGTAGGTAAACTGTTTAACAGCCAGGGCGGTATCGCCGGTAGCTAAGTAAGCTTTTCCCTCGTACAGGCCGGTTTTAAATTTATCTTCCTGCGATGTTTTGTCGTTGGTTTTAACCAGTTCGGCGTATTTGATAGCATCGTCGGTCATTAACATTTCCGAGTAGCAGTACATCAGGTTGGTGATGGCGAAGGTATAATCGGCCTTGTATTCGGCATTAGTTTCCAAACGTTTCAGGAACACTACAGCCTCGTTGTATTTCTTTTGCTGCATGTACAGTTTGGCCATGCTGATGAGGGCTTTCTCGCTGTAGGCGCTGGTCCAGTCGTTCAATATCACGTTGTAATCAACTACCGCTTCCTGGGTACGACCTAAGTTTGCCAAAGCCTGTGCGCGGATAAAGCGGGCCTGTTTCTCGTAGATCTGTTTGCTTGGGAATTTATCAAAGTAGGCATTAACACCACTTACGGTACCCTGCCAGTCGCCTTTTAAGTAGAGGTTGTTGGCTGCAGTGATCAGGATGCTTTCCTGATCGGCAGTGGTATAGTTGCCGATAGGGGTGGTGCCTGCGTAATTAATGAATGTTTGGGCATCGCCTTTATCGGTATAGATTTTCTCGATCTGTTTAAGGGCCTGTTTTGCTTCATCTGTTGAGGAGTAATCCTGAACCACTTTTTTGAACGATTCAACGGCCAGATCATCATTGCCGGCGTTGTAATCAATCAAACCAATGGTAACCAGCGCACGCGGGATATAGCTGCTGCGCGGATACTTCTGGATCATAGCCTGCAAATCGGTTTTGGCTTTTTCACCATCCGTTTTCAGGAAGTAGGTATAAGCAATCTCAAACGAGGCATCATCTGCATAATCCGAATTAGGGAATTTGTTCAGTACATCGTTCAGCGTAGCAATTTTAGTATCCAACGCACCTTGTAATCCCTGGATCATACCACGCTGAAACAAGGCATAATCCTCGCCCTGGTTGTACATAGCTATAATGCGGTTGTAGTAAGTCATGGCGTTGCTGTAGCTTTTCAGTACAAAATAGCTATCGGCCAGGCGGGTTATCGCATCGTTTTGGGTAGCGGCATCCTTTACATCGCCCTGCAAAAACTTCTCGAAGTAGTTGGCCGCTTTTTTATACTGCTCATCGCCAAAGGCCGCGTAAGCCAAAGCATAGTTGGCGTAGTTGGCTACGTCGGTTTCTTTAGACTCGGGCATTGCCAAAAACTTCTCAAAATTTTCTACCGATTCGCCGTATTTGCGCACCTCGTACATGGCTTCGGCCATCCAATAGGTGGTTAAGGCCTGGGTTTTGGTGTCGATAGGATCGGCTAATGAACGCAGGAAAATGCCGATAGCATTTTCAAAAGCACGTTCGTTATAAAACTCCAAACCGCGGTAGTAGGTTACTTTTTGGTAGGCTAAGCGGGCCGCTTCATTTTTATTGGGGATAGGCTCCAGAATCTCTACAGCCTCTTTATAACTGCGTGAGTTCAACAACTCTTCACCTAATAATACCTTAACCTCATTAATGCGTTTTGAACGCGGATAGGTTGCCAGGTATAACCTTGTAGCACCTAAGGCCTGTAAGTTAAAATCAAGCTCGTACGATAGTTTGGCGTATTGGTAAAGCGCGTCTTCCTGTAATTGCTTGTCGTAATCCAGTTTCGAGGCGTTCAGGAAGGCGTTACGGGCGCTTTGCTTATTGTTCATTTTCAGGAACACATCGCCCAGGGTATAGTTACCGCTTTGGCTGTAAACATCTTTTTGTTCAACCAGTTTTTCCAGTTCGCTGGCAGCTTTGGCGTAGTTGCCTACCTTGTAGTAGGTGTAACCCATCTGGTAGCTGTCCTGCGTGTTTTGGGTGCGGCCCTGGTCGCGGTCTTCAAAGCGGGCGTAGTATTTTACGGCGCTGTCATAATTGGCTTTGGCAAAGTATGATGCGGCGATGATCCTCAGCATTTCGGTTTCGTTTTGCTGATGGGTGCTGTTTACGATAGGCACGGCATAATTGATCACATCGTCATAGCGTTTATCTAAAAAGTAAACTGCCGAGATGTAATATGGATAGCTGTTTTCGTATTTCTTCGAGTTTTTAAGTTTTTCGAAGTTTACCAGCGCCAGGTGATAATCTTTATTAAGATAAGCGATATAAG
The sequence above is a segment of the Mucilaginibacter celer genome. Coding sequences within it:
- a CDS encoding SPOR domain-containing protein is translated as MDIANYLSELLGRHTEVSVPGLGCFSQQRVNGYYDDAQGTFFPPGFKLNFEPQPKEDEILARYIAEKKKISLASSKYFTEKYINSLKQELVLHEVAFAELGWFYLQDGRISFRAQEKQSNDPLFFGLAPVKINKANYVPPPPPPTPLPAAVPLQQTFTPPPINTASGQPEYVEEEIEEKRGISVWIIIAIVVVVLACAAFAVYKFKPGLLHLKKNNDAPAAVEKPKTTPVVKPDSLKKDSVSTTPDTAKAISTGAKALDKPVVVTDTTKTEYAIFIGSFKTKAKSEEAIKDYKRKGITARAWTGPGTGIKIKIIIGGFATSDEAETERKKLIAQGKIATDTYSKLITDSTK
- a CDS encoding tetratricopeptide repeat protein, giving the protein MIKTRYITLLIPVFIVSTARAQQNPSTQIYRTYHTAIDLMDKGKFASAAEQFRLVEAYKIKTSTQPQFETELSLTKENCQYYEAYCALSLGNDDAESMFLRFIKEHPENPLTRQAFFQIGKSYFKQGKYEDAIRWFNKTEASELNGHDNTEYKFRKGYAYFELKDYKNAQLLFGEVKNKHSEFTEDATYYFAYIAYLNKDYHLALVNFEKLKNSKKYENSYPYYISAVYFLDKRYDDVINYAVPIVNSTHQQNETEMLRIIAASYFAKANYDSAVKYYARFEDRDQGRTQNTQDSYQMGYTYYKVGNYAKAASELEKLVEQKDVYSQSGNYTLGDVFLKMNNKQSARNAFLNASKLDYDKQLQEDALYQYAKLSYELDFNLQALGATRLYLATYPRSKRINEVKVLLGEELLNSRSYKEAVEILEPIPNKNEAARLAYQKVTYYRGLEFYNERAFENAIGIFLRSLADPIDTKTQALTTYWMAEAMYEVRKYGESVENFEKFLAMPESKETDVANYANYALAYAAFGDEQYKKAANYFEKFLQGDVKDAATQNDAITRLADSYFVLKSYSNAMTYYNRIIAMYNQGEDYALFQRGMIQGLQGALDTKIATLNDVLNKFPNSDYADDASFEIAYTYFLKTDGEKAKTDLQAMIQKYPRSSYIPRALVTIGLIDYNAGNDDLAVESFKKVVQDYSSTDEAKQALKQIEKIYTDKGDAQTFINYAGTTPIGNYTTADQESILITAANNLYLKGDWQGTVSGVNAYFDKFPSKQIYEKQARFIRAQALANLGRTQEAVVDYNVILNDWTSAYSEKALISMAKLYMQQKKYNEAVVFLKRLETNAEYKADYTFAITNLMYCYSEMLMTDDAIKYAELVKTNDKTSQEDKFKTGLYEGKAYLATGDTALAVKQFTYTATNTKTVAAAEARYNLAFIEYDKGRYKTSQKMCFDLAKEMPNYDYWVAKTYILLADNYVGLKDTFQAKATLQSIIDNYKADDDILPTAKEKLDKLNGRKTKQAPVSKETAQPDTTNKQ